In the genome of Caballeronia sp. NK8, the window GAGACGAGCAGCAGCGCCATGTCCAGTTCGCCGTCGAGCAACTTGCGTTCGATGGTTTCGCGCTCACGCTCGATGACCTCCACCTGCAGATTGCGGAAACGGCGCGTGACGGTCGACATCAACGACGGCAATAGATAGGCGGATATCGTTTCCGTCATGCCGATACGTACCCGCCCCGAGATCTGCTCCGGCACTTCCTGCGCCGCGAGCACCGCCTCCTGCACCGACTGTCGCGCCTGCTGCACGTGCCGCATGAAGCGCACACCCGCATCGGTGAGCCGCACGCCTTTGGCATGCCGGGACAGAAGCGGCACGCCCACTGCGTCCTCGAGGTTTTGCAGCGCGATGGTCATCGACGACTGCGAAACATTGCACAGATTCGACGAACGCAAAATCTGCCCGGTATCGGCGACGGATAAAAAGTACTCGATCTGACGCAGGGTGATCTGGCGCGGCATATGAAAACGCCCAAAATGTAAGGTATTGAAAAACTCTATATTGCCGGATCAAAAATATGAATTTGGCATCGTTTCCGGTTTCGTAGCATAGCCGTATGAAACCCGGAGACGGAGATGGAAGTACAGGAAAAAAAGGGCTACTGCACACTTTGCCGTTCGCGTTGCGGGACTATCAACACCGTGCGCGGCGACCAGTTGACGGAAGTGCGCCCCGACCGCGAACATCCCACGGGCCACGCAATGTGCCTGAAAGGCAAGTCCGCGCCGGAACTCGTGCACAGCCCGCACCGCGTGCTTCATCCCATGCGCCGCACCGCGCCGAAGGGCGCCGACGATCCGGGCTGGGTGCGCATCGGCTGGGACGAGGCGCTCGACGAAATCGCCGCGAAGCTCGATACCCTGCGCCGTGAGCACGGCGCCGAATCGGTCGCATTTGGCGTGACGACGCCGAGCGGCACGCCGATGAGCGACAGCATCGACTGGGTCGAACGCTTCATCTGGTCCTACGGCAGCCCCAACATCTGCTACGCGACGGAAATCTGCAACTGGCACAAGGACGTGGCCCATGCGTTCACGTTCGGCTGCGGTATTCCGGTTGCCGACTACCGCCACGCCGAAGTCATTCTCCTGTGGGGCACGAACCCCGCCAACACGTGGCTCGCGCAGGCCGATGCCATTGCAGCCGGCCGCCGCAACGGCGCGAAACTGATCGTCGCCGATCCACGTCCGACGGCCCTCGCGCGCGAAGCCGACGTCTGGCTGCGCGTGCGTCCCGGCACCGACGCAGCGCTCGCGATGGGCATTGCGCGACGCATCATCGAAACGCGCAACTATGACGATACGTTCGTGCGCACCTGGACCAATGCGCCTCTGCTGGTGCGGCGCGACAACGGGCGCTTTCTGCGCGAGCGCGATATTGATCCGCAGGCACCGGCTAATCGCTACGTCGTATGGAACGCGACGCGCGGCCGTGCGGAAGCGCTCGGCCAAGAGGCGCACACGACGCCCGACGACCTGGCGCTCGAAGGCCTGTACACCGTCGGGGCAGTGGAATGCGAACCGGCGTTCGCGTGCTACCGGCGCGCGCTCGATGACTTCACACCCGAGCGCGTCGAAGCCATTACCGGCGTCGAGCCCGATGCGCTCGAACGCGCGGCCGCCCTGCTTGCGCCGGGTGCGCGCATCGCGTATCACGCGTGGTCGGGCGTCGGCCAGCATACCAATGCGACGCAGACCGAACGCGCCATCGCCACGCTCTACGCGCTCACGGGCGCCTTCGACACGCGCGGCTCTAATCGCGAGTACGTCAAGCAACCGGCCAATGCCGTGAGCACGTACGCTCTCTGTGCGCCGCAGCAACGTGCCAAGGCGCTCGGCCTCGACGAACGTCCGCTCGGGCCGCCCGCGCAAGGCTGGATCACCGCGCGCGATATGTATCGCGCGATGCTCGAAGGCGAACCGTACAAGGTGCGTGCGTTATTCGCATTTGGCACCAATCCGCTGGTCTCCCAGCCCGATGCCGAATCCGCGCACGCCGCACTGAGCCAGCTTGAATTTCATGTGCATTGCGATTTATACGAAACGCCGTCGTCGCGTTATGCGGACATCTTTCTGCCGGTCAATACGCCGTGGGAACGCGAGGGCTTGCGCATCGGCTTCGAGATCGACGAGCGCGCGGTGGAACTCGTGCAGTTGCGTCAGCGCATGGTGAGCCCACGTGGCGAAAGCCGCGCCGATTATGACATCGTGTTCGCGCTCGCGACGCGTCTGGACATGCACGACGCGTTCTTCGGCGGCAGCATCGAGGCGGGATGGAATCATATGCTCGCGCCGCTCGGCCTCGATGTGGCGACATTGCGGGCGCATCCCGAAGGCATTTCGCGCCCGCTCGAACAACGCGAGCGGCAATACGCGCTACCGGTGCACGACGGTCCGCGCGGCTTTCGCACGGAGACGCTGCGCGTCGAGCTGTATTCGGAAAAGCTCTTGCGGCATGGCTATCCGCCGGTGCCGGTGTTTGTACCGCCTGCGGGGATCGAACAGGAAGCGCGCGATCCGGCCTATCCCTACGTGCTCACTTCGACGAAGAACGGCTACTACTGTCACAGCCAGCATCGCGGCGTTACGCGACTGCGCAAGCGCGCGCCGTGTCCGCTGGTCGAAATGAGTGCGGCGCTCGCGGCGAAGAAAGGCTTCGAGAACGGCGACTGGGTGATCCTGCGCACCGCGCGCGGCTCGCGCGTTTCGTCGCGCGAATAGAAGAGGCGCTCGCCGACGACGTGCTCATCGCCGAATACGGCTGGTGGCAGGCATGCGACGAACTCGGCATGCAAGGTTTCGACGCGCGCGGCAAGCTCAACAGCAACTTCAGCAATCTGGTGTCGGGGACGCAATGCGATCCGCTCTCCGGCTCCATGCCGATGCGCGCGCTCGCCTGCGATCTGCAGCCCGATCCGTCGTTCGAACGCGAGCGGCGCGCGTGGAAAGGCTGGCGCGATTTCGTCGTGACGAATCTCGTCGACGAAGCCGAGGGTGTACGCACGGTCACCTTCGCCGCGAAAGACAGTGGCCCGCTGCCCGACTACCTGCCAGGACAACATGTGACGGTCCATGTCTCGACCCTCGGCGAACGCGGCGCCACGCGCGCGTATTCGCTGGTCGGCCATGCGAAGGAACCCGGCCGCCGCACCTACACGATCTCCGTGCGCCATCAGCCGGAAGGTGCGATGTCGAGTCATATTCATCGCGAACTCGCCGTGGGCGACGAAGTGGCCTTGCGCGCGCCGGGCGGCACCTTCGTGCTGCCGATGCGCTCACGCCAGCCCGTGGTGATGTTCGCGGGCGGCATTGGAATCACGCCGTTCATTTCGTACCTGGAATCGCTCGCGCGCGAGACCGCGACGCAGCAGCGTCCCGAAGCGTGGCTTTTCTATGCGAACCGTCACGGCGCAGCGCATGCGTACAAGCAGCGCATCCAGGCGTTGCATAAAGAATGGCCTGCATTGCGCGTGTTTGACTGCTACGCGCATCCGCGCGCGAAACTCGATGTGTTCGGCGTCGACTACGACCGCGCCGGTTATCTCGACGCGTCAGTGATCGGCGACGATCTGATCCGGCGCCGCGCGCGCTTCTACCTGTGCGGCCCCGAGCCGATGATGACGTCGATCATCGACGGACTCGTCGCGCGAGGCGTACCTGGGTTCGACATCTTCAAGGAAGCGTTCCGCTCGCCTTCGCAGCCGCGCGCCGATGCATCACAGGCTTTCTCGGTGACCTTCTCGCGCTCCGGAAAAACGGCGCGCTGGACGCCGGTGCAAGGCAGCCTGCTCGCATTCGCCGAGAGCATCGGCGTGTCGCTGCCGAGTGGTTGCCGCGTCGGCCAGTGCGAAAGCTGCGCGGTGCGCCTCGCAAAAGGCACCACCGATCATCTCTCGGGCAATGCACCCGAAGAACCCGACATGTGCTTCGCGTGCCAGGCGATTCCGCTGTCGGATCTCGTCGTCGAAGCCTAACGACTCACGACTCCCCTACCCACACACTCGCAAGCGCGCTTGACAGGAGACATCAGCATGGAACAGGTCACACAGGCAAAGCCGCTACCGCCGGCATCGGACGATGGCAACACAATGGAGCGCATGGCTGCGCGCGTAACGCGCTGGGCCGAACGGTGGTTTCCCGATGCGTACATTTTCGCGGCGATCGCAGTCATCGTCGTGGCGCTGGGTGCGCTGGCGATCGGCGCGCCGGTGCAGCGCGTGAGCATCGCATTCGGCGACGGCTTCTGGAGCCTCATTCCCTTCACGATGCAAATGGCCATCGTGGCGATCTCGGGCTACGTCGTCGCCGTCTCGCCGCCCGCGTCGAAGGCGATTGCGTGGCTCGCGCGCCTGCCGAAGAGCGCACGCAGCGCGGTGATGTTCGTCGCATTCGTGAGCATCGGCCTGTCGCTGTTCAACTGGGCGATCAGCCTCGTTTTCAGCGGCCTGCTGGTGCGCGCGCTGGCCCGCCGCGCTGATCTGCGGATGGACTATCGCGCTGCGGGAGCCGCGGCCTATCTCGGCATGGGCGCGACGTGGGCGCTGGGCCTGAGTTCGTCGGCTGCGCAGTTGCAGGCCAACGCCGACAGCCTGCCGAAAGCGCTGCTCGCGATCACCGGTGTGATTCCGTTTTCGGAAACCATCTTCCTGCCGCAATCGATGCTGATCGTCGCCGCGCTCACCGTCGTGTCGGTCGCCATCGCGGGCCTGTCCGCACCGGTCGGCGATCGTGCACGCACGGCGCAGGACCTGGGCGTGCCGCTCGACGACGTCGACATGAACCTGGCGAAACCCGCACGCCCCGGCGAGTGGCTCGAATACAGCCCGCTCGTGACGATCCTGCTCGTGCTGCTCGGCAGCGTGTGGATCGGCCATGAGTTCACGACGAAGAACCCGCTGCTCGCGATCTCGAACCTCAACACGTACAACTTCGTCTTCATCCTGCTCGGCATGCTGCTGAACTGGCGCCCGCGCCGCTTCCTGAATGCGGTTGCGAAATCCGTACCGTCGACGGCGGGCGTGCTGATCCAGTTTCCGCTCTACGGTGGCATCGCTTTCATCCTCACCAAAGCGGCGGCGCCCGGCGGCCTGCCCTTGTCGGACCATCTCGCGCACTTCTTCGTCGCGATCTCATCGCAGGGCTCGTTTCCCGCAGTGATGGGCGTGTACTCCGCGATCCTCGGCTTCTTCGTGCCGTCGGGCGGCGGCAAATGGATCATCGAAGCGCCTTACGTGATCGAAGCGGCCAAGTCCCTGCAGGTGCATCTCGGCTGGGCCGTGCAGATCTACAACGCGGCCGAAGCGCTGCCCAACCTGATCAATCCCTTCTGGATGCTGCCGCTGCTCGGCGTGCTTGGACTGCGCGCGAAAGATGTGGTCGGCTTCACGTTCACGCAGCTCATCGTGCATATCCCGCTCGTGGTGTTCATGCTGTGGACGCTCGCGCCGACGCTGACCTACCACGCACCCGTCATGCCCTAAAAACACCACAAGGAAAGTCTTCCAATGAAGATTCTGGATTCGACCGTTACGCGTGACGCGCTGCCCTTCCCCGAACTGATCAAAGCCTTACACGAGGCGTTCATCGAGGGGGCTCACGTGCCGCTTCGTCACAACCACAAGATCGAGACGGAAAGCGACCAGGGCACCGTGCTCATCATGCCCGCGTGGCAGGAGGGGCGTTATCTCGGCATCAAAACCGTCAACGTGTTTCCCGGCAACGTGGCGCTCAGCCTGCCGGGCCTGCATTCGACCTATGTGCTCTACGACGCCCGCACCGGCGCGCCGCTCGCGCAGCTCGACGGCAACGAGATCACATCGCGCCGCACGGCGGCGGCGTCTGCTCTTGCGGCAAGCTATCTCGCGCGCAAGGACGCCACGCGCATGACGCTGCTCGGCGCGGGCCGCGTGGGCAGTCTCGTGCCGCAGGCGTATCGCGCCGTGCTGCCGATTCGCGAAGTCGACGTATGGGACGCGGTTCCCGCGGCATCGGAACGTCTCGTCGCGCGTCTGAACGAACTCGGCTTCCATGCGCGCGTCGCCGGCAATCTGCCGGAAAGCGTGGCGCGCGCCGATGTCGTGACCTGCGCGACGCTCGCCACCGAACCGGTCGTGCGCGGCGAATGGCTCGCGCCGGGCTCTCATCTCGACCTGATCGGCAGCTTCACGCCCGCGATGCGCGAAGCCGACGACGCGTGCTTCATGAACGCCACGACGTTCGTCGATACGTCGGAAGCGTTCCAGAAGTCCGGCGACCTGCTGGGTCCACTGCAGCGCAGAATCATCACCGATCCGCAGCGTTGGCCGACGCTGGAAACGCTGTGCCGCCAGCAAGCGTCCGGCCGCGCCAACGACACGGAACGCACGGTCTTCAAGGCAGTAGGAACGGCGCTCGAAGACCTGGCGGCAGCGGTGCTCGTCTATGAGCGGTGCGGGCGCGCGTAGCGAACCCTGACGGGCACTCATACCCTAGCCCTTGGTCGCACCAAACGTCAGACCCGCGACGAAATGCTTTTGCATCGCGAAGAACATCGCAACCGATGGCAGCGCGGCGAGAATGGAACCCGCGGAAACGAGATTCCACGCCGTCGTCCACTGCCCCTTCAACGCGGCGACACCGACTGTGATCGGCGCCGCATCGTCGCCTTGCGTCAGACAAAGCGCCCAGAAATAGTCGTTCCAGACGAAGGTGAAGACCAGAATCGTCAAGGCGGCCAGCGCCGGACGAATCAGCGGCAGCACGATTCGCACGAACACCGTCCATTCGCCCGCGCCCTCGATGCGCGCCGCCTCGATCAGTTCGAACGGCAGCTGCTTGATGAAATTGCGTAGGAACAGTGTGCAAAAACCGGTCTGAAACGACAGGTGAAACAGAATCAGGGCGCCGACGGTGTTGAACAAGCCCAGACTCAGTGACAGGTCTCGCACCGGAATCATCAGGATCTGAATCGGCACGAAATTGCCCGCCACGAAGGTCGCAAACAAACCCGTGTTGCCCGGAAAGCGATAGATCGCCAGCGCGAAGCCCGCCATCGCGGCGAGCGCGATCGCCCCCAGCACGGCCGGCACCGTAATCAGCACGCTGTTCATGAAGTAATGCAACATCGGCGACGCGGTCAGCGCCTCGCGATAGTTGGCCACGAGCGCGATATGCTGCGGCCAGCCCCAGTAATTGCCGAGGCTCAACTCTTCGCTCGAACGCACGGACGTGACCAGCACCGCGATCATCGGCAAGAGCCAGATCAGCAGCGCGACGGGCAGCGACAGTTTGTACAGGCGCCGGCTGACGGGCTTCCACTTCTGTACGGGAATCGGATACATGCGAGCCCCTTAGAGTTCGTTGCGCAGCATGCGGCGCAGGTGATAGACGATGTACATCAGCATGATCGCGAACAGCACCACGGCGATTGCGGCCGAATAGCCGATGCGGTAATACTTGATCGCCTGGTCGTACATGTAATAAGCGAGCACCGTCGAGCTCTCGAACGGACCGCCGCCGGTCATGACGGAAATCAGGTCGAAGCTGCGCAGCGCACCGATCACGGTCACGACGATCGCCATGAAGGTCACCGGGCGCAATTGCGGCAGCACCACATGCCAGAGCATCGTCCAGCCCTTCGCGCCTTCCATGCGAGCGGCTTCGAGTTGCTCGCTGTTGAGCGCGGTGAGACCCGTGAGATACAGAATCATGCAGTACGCGGTTTGCGGCCACAGCGCCGCGAACACGATGCCGAAGGTCGCGTAATGTGCATCGCCGAGCACGGGCACTCCATGACCAAGTATCACGGCGAGCAGGCCGAAGGTCGGATCGTAGAACCACGAGAAGATCAGCCCGACGACTACGCCCGACAGCACGAACGGCGCAAAAAACAGCGACTTCACGATGCGAATGCCCGCGACAGCCTGATTCAGATACAACGCAACCGCCAACCCCATCGGCGGCGCGAGCAGAAACAGCACGAGCCAGATGAGGTTGTTCTTCAGCGCGGTATAGAAGGTCGGCGCATGGAACAGTTCGATGTAGTTTTCGAACCCGACGAAGGTCTTCTCCGTCATGCCGTCCCAAGCATGGAAGCTGAGCCAGATGGACGACAGAATCGGCCAGATGACATAGATGCCGACCATGACGCAAGCCGGCGCAAGAAACAAAAACGCTGCCTTGCGCTGTCTTCGCGCCGTCGGTGACGGTCCGCGTCGTTTAGTGGACGCGCGCGGCGAATGAGGCATATGCGGAGGCATATGCGGCGGCACATGCGGCTTGTGCGGCGAATCGCCTAAGTCCTGACGTGTGACGGAATGCGGCACGACGTGTCTCCTGAGCGTTGCGATGGCGCGCGACACATGCATGTCGCGCGCTCATTTCCCACGTCTCTACTTCTTGTAGATGCGTTTGCGCGTCTGTTCGAGCTGCGCGAGGATGCTGTCGAGCTGCGAGGGGTCGGACACGAACTGCTGCATGCCCTTCATCCCTTCGTCGGCCATTTCCTTGGTCATGTCGCGATCGTAGAACTGCGCGATACCGCCTTTGGTATTGGACAGAATCTGGAAACCGATTTTCGAAATGGGATCTTCCGGTTCCGGCGACTTGCTGTTCGCGGACAACGAGCCCAAACCCTGCGCGAGCTTCGCCCCCATCTCGGGCGATTCGACGAAAGCGAGAAACGCATGCGCGTCGGCCTTGTTCTTGGCGCGTGCCGGAATGTGCAGCGATTCGACCGGGCCGTCTTCTGCCGTCGGCACCTTGGAGTCGATGATCGGGAACTGGAAATAGCCCATGTTCGGCTTCACGTTCGCCGGAAAGCCGCCGGTGATGAAAGTGCCCATCAGCATCATTGCGGCCTTGCCCTGGAACAGGAACGGCTGCGCGGCATCGAGGTCATAGGAGAGCGAGTTGTCGATGAAATCGTGATCGTCGAGCAACTGTTTCCACGCCGTATAAACCTTCTTCACGCGCGGATCGGTGTAGGGCACGTTGCCTGCCATTAATTGCTGATGGAACGCATTGCCGTTCAAGCGCAGGTCGAGATAATCGAACCAGCCGGCCAGCGTCCAGGCATCGCGCCCGCCGACGGCGAACGGTGTGATACCCGCGGCCTTCAGCTTCTTGCACGCGTCCATCAACTGGTCCCAGGTTTTCGGCTCCTCCGTGATGCCGACTTTCTGGAACAGATCCTTCCGATAGAAAAGGCCCCACGAGTAGTACACGGTCGGGGCGGCGAACTGCTTTCCGTTGTATGTCGACGATTCCTTGGTCGATGCATACATGCTGTCCCAGCTGTTCTTCTTCCAGTCACCGCTCAGGTCTTCGAACAGGCCGCGCTTCGCGTAATACGCCATGCGCTCGCCGTTGTGCCAGTTCACCACATCGGGGGCAACGGTCGACAGCCAGCCCGGCAATTGCACCTTGTAGGCTTCTTCATCGACGAACGAGACTTTCACATCGACATCTGGATGCGCTTTTTTGAACGCATCGACGACTTCCTGCCACACCGCGCGCTGGCTCGCGCCCTTGAACGCGATATTGATGGTCATGGTCGCAGCCTGAGCGGCGGTCGTCGCGAACGACGTCACGCCTAGCGTCAGGGCGAGCGTTGTGGCGGCGATGCTCATGCGTGTTTTTAGGCTTCTTGCTGACATTCTCGTCTCCTGATCGTTTTCGTATGTGGAACGTTTCTGCTGTGCTTCCTCAAGCCATGCGATAAGCGGCCACGCCTTGCGGCGCGACTTCTCGTGTGCCGATGACGAAACGATCATCGGTGACACCATCGATCGTGTGCGTCGCGTTCGAATAATTGAAGACGTAGGCGATACCGCCGCGACGGCTCACGCGAACATCGTTGCCCAGCGGCGTCGGCGACAAGCCTGCCTCGCTGGCGATACGAGCAAACAGCGTCCGTGTGAGACTTTCATCGAAGATGCTGGTGAAGTAATGCATCTTGCCGCTTTGAACGTAAGCGGGATGACCGTCCGCGAAACGCGCGTGAATCGTGGCGTGTTGCGCATCCGCGAGTTCGATCAGATCGCGCCAGTGCCGTGCATGGCCATTGCCTACCGCATCGCCGTTGACTTGCACCGGCTCCGTCACATTGGGCCGCATCGATTCGACGCGCCACACGCGAACGGGCAACACGGTCGCCAGCGGTCCCGGCGGCAAGTTATGCGGAATCTGCAGTTTGTCGGTCTTCGATCCGGTCCGGGGCGCCAGCACGACATGCGCGCCCGATGCCGCGAGCCGCGCCGCGAAATCGCCGGGCACGATCGGCAGCGGCGGCACGACGACCATCGCATAGCCATCGAGCGGCGCATGCGCGGACACGATATCCACATCGAAGCCGAGCGAACGCAACGCCGAGTAATACTCGAACGCAAAGCGCGGATAGAAAAAGTCTGCGCCCTGCGGATGAATCTCGAACAGCCACTTGGCTTCGTAATCCCACACCAGCGCGACCTTGCCGCGTACATCGGCATTCGCATCGGCATGCGCGGCTTCGACCTGCGCGATTTCATGCGCAACCGTCGCTGCTTCGCTACCGCCCATGTCGAGCCGATTGTCCGGCGTATTGAGGCCCGCGTGCATCTGCTCCTGCGCGAAGGGCGCCTGCCGCCATCTGAAGTAGGAAACGCAGCCCGCGCCGTGCGCAAAGGCTTCCCACGACCACAGCCGCACCATGCCCGGGAGCGGCGACGGATTCCAGTGCGCCCAGTTCACCGGACCCGGCTGCTGCTCCATCACCCAGAACGGCAGCTTCGACATGCCGCGATAGACATCGTGATTGAAGGACGCGAAGTCCGGATGCCCAGTGCGCAGATACTTCTGCTTCACTTCGGGCGCGAACCATTGTTCTTCGAGCGCGCCCAGCGGATAACTGTCCCATGTCGCGATATCGAGATCGCGCGCGACAGGATAGTGATCGAACTCGGTAAAAAGCTGCATGAAGTTATGCGCGATCGGCCGTCCCGGCGAATGGGCGCGAATGGTCTCGACCTGCATGCGGTTGTAACGCGCGACTTCATCGGAGGCGAAGCGCCGGTAGTCCAGCCGATGCGAGGGATGCGCTTCCGTCACCGTTGCAATGGGTGCGTCGATCTCGTCGAAGCTGCGATATTCCATGCTCCAGAACACGGTGCCCCACGCGCGGTTCAGCGCGTCGATCGTCTTGTAGCGCGCTTTCAGCCATTGGCGAAAACGCTGTACGGCAGCGCCCGAATAACTAACGACCGTGTTATGGCAGCCGTACTCGTTGTCCGTCTGCCAATACGCGACGGCGGGATGGTTGCCGTACCGCTGCGCGACCGCCTCGCAGATCACACGGGATGCCTCGAAATACGACGGCGACGAGAAATCGTAGTGACGACGCGAACCGAATGCGCGCGGACGCCCATCGGCGCCGACCGGCAGAATGTCCGGATGGCGGTCGATCAGCCACTTCGGCGGCGTCGCGGTCGGCGTGCACATCACGACTTCGAGTCCAGCCTGTCCGAGCACGTCGACGGCGCGATCGAGCCAGTCCCAGTCGTATTCGCCTGGCGTTGGCTCGATCCGGCTCCACGCGAATTCCGCGATCCGCACCTGTGCGATACCGAGCGCCTTCATACGGCGCGCGTCGTCCTCCCACATCGATTCCGGCCAGTGTTCCGGGTAATAGCAAACTCCGAGGCGCATGTGTCTTCCCTTATGCAGTGTGTGCGAAGGCGCTGATTGGCGTGACGGTGAAGCCATCGGCAGTAAAGAGATGGCAGGTATGCGGGCGCACGACGAAGCTGGCGCGCTGTCCTCGTTCGATCGTCGCGTTGCCGGGCACTTTGGCGATGAGCACATCGCCACCGGGTTCGTCGAGATGCACGTAGCTGTGTTCGCCGAGATGTTCGGTCAGCGAGACCGTGCGCGCGAGTGTCGCCTCGCCTTTCGAACGATCGCCCGCACCGAGTTCGAGATGCTCGGGACGCACGCCGAGCGTGACGGGCTGATGCTCCTGCAGAGCGCTGCCATCGACGGCAATGGTCACCGCTTCGCCGGTGTGATCGAGCGTTACGCTCACGCCATGAGAATCGATCGCGCTCACTTTCGCCGCCAGAAAATTCATGCGCGGCGAGCCGATGAAACCCGCAACGAAGCGGCTCGCGGGACGGTGATACAACTCGAGCGGCGCACCCACCTGCGCGATGCTGCCGAGACGTTCGGTATCCGCGCCGGCGTGCAGCAGAACGATCTTGTCTGCGAGCGTCATCGCCTCGGTCTGATCGTGCGTCACGTAGACGACGCTGGCGCTTGCGAACTGCTTGTGCAGCCTTGCAATCTCGATACGCGTCTGGCCGCGCAGCGTGGCGTCGAGATTGGAGAGAGGTTCATCGAACAGGAATACGCCCGGCTCGCGCACGATCGCGCGGCCGATCGCCACGCGCTGACGCTGACCGCCCGACAGTTCGCGCGGTTTGCGTTCGAGCAGCGCATCCAGTTGCAGAATGCGCGCGGCTTCACGTACGCGCTGATCGATTTCCCCTTTCGACTTCTTGGCGAGCTTGAGCCCGAAGGCCATGTTCTCGTAGACCGTCATATGAGGAAACAGCGCGTAGCTTTGAAAGACCATCGCCACGCCGCGCTCGGCGGCCGGCACGTCGTTGACCACGCGTGAATCGATCAGCAAGTCGCCATCGGTGAGATCTTCGAGACCGGCGATCATGCGTAGCAAGGTGGACTTGCCGCATCCCGAAGGACCGAGAAATACGCAGAATTCGCTCTTGCCGATCTCGAGATCGACGTTGCGAATCACCGGCGCGTTGCTGCCGTAGGCCTTCTGCACGCCTTTCAAGGAAATACTCGCCATCGCCTGAACTCCGTGATCTAATTAGCCGAACGCGGAGATTAAGCGCTTAACCAACCGGGAAATCAGTACCGCCGCAAGCAGGATTCGCATGAATGTCTCCGTGAATCGTTTTGATGTTTTGACGCATGGTGCCGCGCCTTTGAAGGCGAAGCAAATAATGAGAGCACCTCCCACATAGTGATTTCCCAGCGAAGCGCGATGCCCACACTCAACGAAGTCGCCCGGCGTGCCGGCGTCACGTCCGCCACGGTCTCGAACGTATTGCGCAATCGCGGCCGGGTCGGCGAAGAGACCCGCCGGCGCGTGCTCGAAGCGGTTGCC includes:
- a CDS encoding LysR family transcriptional regulator; protein product: MPRQITLRQIEYFLSVADTGQILRSSNLCNVSQSSMTIALQNLEDAVGVPLLSRHAKGVRLTDAGVRFMRHVQQARQSVQEAVLAAQEVPEQISGRVRIGMTETISAYLLPSLMSTVTRRFRNLQVEVIERERETIERKLLDGELDMALLLVSNTALHDDLKCETMIRSPRRLWTPPDHPLLETPRVTLEDVAQENYLLLDMDEHVQTVARYWGKYGVAPRVRMQSTSIEAVRSLVALGEGVTILSDLVYRPWSLEGNRISRRDLSVAVPTMDVGAVWHRKVTLGRQVRTLLDLFRSWKHSTL
- a CDS encoding short-chain fatty acid transporter; protein product: MEQVTQAKPLPPASDDGNTMERMAARVTRWAERWFPDAYIFAAIAVIVVALGALAIGAPVQRVSIAFGDGFWSLIPFTMQMAIVAISGYVVAVSPPASKAIAWLARLPKSARSAVMFVAFVSIGLSLFNWAISLVFSGLLVRALARRADLRMDYRAAGAAAYLGMGATWALGLSSSAAQLQANADSLPKALLAITGVIPFSETIFLPQSMLIVAALTVVSVAIAGLSAPVGDRARTAQDLGVPLDDVDMNLAKPARPGEWLEYSPLVTILLVLLGSVWIGHEFTTKNPLLAISNLNTYNFVFILLGMLLNWRPRRFLNAVAKSVPSTAGVLIQFPLYGGIAFILTKAAAPGGLPLSDHLAHFFVAISSQGSFPAVMGVYSAILGFFVPSGGGKWIIEAPYVIEAAKSLQVHLGWAVQIYNAAEALPNLINPFWMLPLLGVLGLRAKDVVGFTFTQLIVHIPLVVFMLWTLAPTLTYHAPVMP
- a CDS encoding ornithine cyclodeaminase family protein; the protein is MKILDSTVTRDALPFPELIKALHEAFIEGAHVPLRHNHKIETESDQGTVLIMPAWQEGRYLGIKTVNVFPGNVALSLPGLHSTYVLYDARTGAPLAQLDGNEITSRRTAAASALAASYLARKDATRMTLLGAGRVGSLVPQAYRAVLPIREVDVWDAVPAASERLVARLNELGFHARVAGNLPESVARADVVTCATLATEPVVRGEWLAPGSHLDLIGSFTPAMREADDACFMNATTFVDTSEAFQKSGDLLGPLQRRIITDPQRWPTLETLCRQQASGRANDTERTVFKAVGTALEDLAAAVLVYERCGRA
- a CDS encoding carbohydrate ABC transporter permease translates to MYPIPVQKWKPVSRRLYKLSLPVALLIWLLPMIAVLVTSVRSSEELSLGNYWGWPQHIALVANYREALTASPMLHYFMNSVLITVPAVLGAIALAAMAGFALAIYRFPGNTGLFATFVAGNFVPIQILMIPVRDLSLSLGLFNTVGALILFHLSFQTGFCTLFLRNFIKQLPFELIEAARIEGAGEWTVFVRIVLPLIRPALAALTILVFTFVWNDYFWALCLTQGDDAAPITVGVAALKGQWTTAWNLVSAGSILAALPSVAMFFAMQKHFVAGLTFGATKG
- a CDS encoding carbohydrate ABC transporter permease, whose translation is MPPHMPHSPRASTKRRGPSPTARRQRKAAFLFLAPACVMVGIYVIWPILSSIWLSFHAWDGMTEKTFVGFENYIELFHAPTFYTALKNNLIWLVLFLLAPPMGLAVALYLNQAVAGIRIVKSLFFAPFVLSGVVVGLIFSWFYDPTFGLLAVILGHGVPVLGDAHYATFGIVFAALWPQTAYCMILYLTGLTALNSEQLEAARMEGAKGWTMLWHVVLPQLRPVTFMAIVVTVIGALRSFDLISVMTGGGPFESSTVLAYYMYDQAIKYYRIGYSAAIAVVLFAIMLMYIVYHLRRMLRNEL
- a CDS encoding ABC transporter substrate-binding protein, translating into MSIAATTLALTLGVTSFATTAAQAATMTINIAFKGASQRAVWQEVVDAFKKAHPDVDVKVSFVDEEAYKVQLPGWLSTVAPDVVNWHNGERMAYYAKRGLFEDLSGDWKKNSWDSMYASTKESSTYNGKQFAAPTVYYSWGLFYRKDLFQKVGITEEPKTWDQLMDACKKLKAAGITPFAVGGRDAWTLAGWFDYLDLRLNGNAFHQQLMAGNVPYTDPRVKKVYTAWKQLLDDHDFIDNSLSYDLDAAQPFLFQGKAAMMLMGTFITGGFPANVKPNMGYFQFPIIDSKVPTAEDGPVESLHIPARAKNKADAHAFLAFVESPEMGAKLAQGLGSLSANSKSPEPEDPISKIGFQILSNTKGGIAQFYDRDMTKEMADEGMKGMQQFVSDPSQLDSILAQLEQTRKRIYKK